The genomic DNA TTTCTAAATTCACAAGACTTCCACTCTTCAAAAATCCCAAATTTGTTTTCCTTATAGTTTCAGCCATTACATTTGCTTTAAATAAATTTTCATCAAATTCATTTACTGTTAGACAAACTCCGTTGACAGCTATGCTATCTCCTATAGAAATATTTTCAACTATTTTCTTACATTCAAAAGTAATTGTCCATATTTTATTTTCATTGACTATGTCTAATACTTTTCCTACTTCTTCTACAAGTCCTGTAAACACCTTATCACTTCCTTACTTTAAATAACCTTCAATCATTATGTTCTTGCCCATGCTTGTAATCTTCACATCTTGTAAACATATGGCATCCTCTAAACACTCCACCCCCTCCCCTTCAACTGGAGTCTTAGCATCTTTTCCACCTATAATCTTTGGAGCAATAAAAAATATAACTTTATCTACTAAGTTCTCCTTCAAAAAACTGAAGTTTACTTCTCCACCTCCTTCAATAAGCAAGCTATCTATTTTTTTATTTCCCAATTCTTCTATGAGAAATTGTAAATCTACTTTATGGTTTTTAGCTGGAGTTATTATTACCTCTGCTCCCTTTTCCTTAAAAGCTTTTATATTTTCATCTGCTGCAAGATTAGTTACTGCAATAATAGTATTTGAAGGATTTATGTTTAATACTTTTGATGTAATAGGAGTCCTTCCATGACTATCTAATACAATTCTTATGGAATCTTTACACTCTATTTTATTTAGTCTTGTATTTAGCGTAGGATCATCCGTTATTACTGTATTTACTCCCACCAATATAGCTGAAACTTTTTGTCTCAATATATGTCCATATTCTCTTGCTTTTTCATCTGTCACCCATCTTGAGTCCCCTGTGCGTGTAGCTATTTTCCCATCTAAACTCATACCTGCTTTCATAATAATAAAGGGTCTTTTAGTAATTATATATTTAATAAATATTTCATTTAATTTTTCTGCTTCTTTTTTTAGAATTCCAACCTCCACTTCAATTCCATTTTCTTTTAATATCTTTATTCCATTTCCTGAAACTTCAGGGTTAGGATCCTTCATAGCTACTACTACTTTTTTGATTCCACTTTTCACTATCCTATTGACACAAGGCGGAGTCTTTCCAAAATGAGAACAGGGTTCCAAGTTAACATACATAGTAGTGCCATATACATCTTCTATAGCATTATTTAATGCATTTATTTCAGCATGATTTCCCCCATAACTCTCATGATAACCTTCAGCAATTATCTTCCCGTTCTTAACAATCACTGCTCCTACTAGAGGATTGGAACTTGTAAATCCCATCCCTTTTTCTGCAAGACTTAAAGCTCTTTTCATAAAATATTCATCATTCATAAAATCCCCCCAAAAAATTATTAAAAGCCCTGAAATAAATTTCAGGGCTTAATTAACCACTTTCCACTTTTATAGTTATAAAGATAGTCATAAAAATTATTTTTATAACTATTCAATACCTTCTTTCATCCAGACTATACTGTCGGCTTCGGAATCTCACCGAATCTGCCTATTAGGCTCGTGGGCTTTACCACCGGTGGGGAATTTCACCCCGCCCTGAAGGAATATTCTGTTTTCATAATTATACCATATATTGAAGTCAATGAAAAGAATTCTTTAAAAAACAACAACATAATTTTCTATATTCCTATAAATCTGATATCTTCATCTTGATACCATTCAAATTTTCTTAATCTTAAATTAGAATCAATATTTATTATTTCTGGTTGATTTATATTTTCTATTGGCATATTATTTCCTCCGTTCTTTATTCATTCTTGCCCAATATCTTTAAAATTTCTTTACAATTTTCATGTAGCACATCCTTTTATTTATATAATTGTCAAACTTCTTAAATATCTTCCTTCTCCATTTATATATTCTGGAGATTGTACAAAACCAACTTGAACTAAATATTCATTTGTAAAACCAAAGACTTGATGCCACAGTTCTATTGCTATTTCTTTCATATTGTTTTCATGTTTTATAGCAGTTAATTCAGTGGCTCCTTTTTCAAATCTATCAAAAGTAGATTTAACTATATCATATATTTGATTTAGTACAATATCTGATATTTCATTAATAATCTCATTATCAGACCTTTCAAAAACAGGGACATTACATTCTATAGTGCTATCTTCCTCATTTATACTTAAATATTCAAATTCCTCAAGAAAT from Sporanaerobacter acetigenes DSM 13106 includes the following:
- the ribD gene encoding bifunctional diaminohydroxyphosphoribosylaminopyrimidine deaminase/5-amino-6-(5-phosphoribosylamino)uracil reductase RibD, yielding MNDEYFMKRALSLAEKGMGFTSSNPLVGAVIVKNGKIIAEGYHESYGGNHAEINALNNAIEDVYGTTMYVNLEPCSHFGKTPPCVNRIVKSGIKKVVVAMKDPNPEVSGNGIKILKENGIEVEVGILKKEAEKLNEIFIKYIITKRPFIIMKAGMSLDGKIATRTGDSRWVTDEKAREYGHILRQKVSAILVGVNTVITDDPTLNTRLNKIECKDSIRIVLDSHGRTPITSKVLNINPSNTIIAVTNLAADENIKAFKEKGAEVIITPAKNHKVDLQFLIEELGNKKIDSLLIEGGGEVNFSFLKENLVDKVIFFIAPKIIGGKDAKTPVEGEGVECLEDAICLQDVKITSMGKNIMIEGYLK